Genomic segment of Ewingella sp. CoE-038-23:
CCGCCATGTCTGACGACGAACTGATGCAATCGCTCCAGTTGAAAACCCCGATGCCGATCTTAATCATTCGCCAAACCCTGTTCGATGGGCAAAACCGCCCCATCGAGTACAGTGAAAGCTTCTGTCGCAGCGACATGTACGAATTTATCAGCGAGGATTAATCCTCGCGGCTCATCTCATCGGCGAGCTGGGCCAGCGTCGGCGCACAGTCGCCGCCCGGCTTAGACACCACGTAGGCCGCCACGCAGTTCGCCAGCATCATGCTCTGCCAGTGACTTAATCCCAGGGATAGCCCCGCCAGCAGCCCGGCGCAGTGGCTGTCGCCCGCGCCAATGCTGTCCACCATGGTCACTTTGCGCGGCGCAATCCAGCCGTGGTCGCTTTCTCCGCCAAAGTAGTAACTCCCCTTCGCGCCGCAGCGCAGCACTACCAGTTCGCCGGTTTTGCCGTGCAGCTGGCGGCAGAAATGCTCTTCGTCGTCGCGATAGCCGAGCAGGCCCGCTTCGCGCTGATTGAGGGTCATGATCACCCCCGGACGCAGCAGCCCGTCGATGAACTCTGGCGACATGGTGTCGAGACGCGGGCCTAGGTCCAGCACCACGCGCACCTCGGCGGGCAGCGCCTGCATCCACGCCACCAGCACCCCGCCCTGTTTGGCGCCTAGCTGATAGCCGGAGAGATACACCAGCCCGCTGGTCGGCGTGCGGTTCTCCAGCCACGCGGTCTGCCACTGGTTCTCGACGCCGTCGATGGAGATAAAAGTGCGTTCACCGTCGGGTTCCACCAGCGCCAGGCACCAGCCGTTATCCGCGCCGCCGACCTGCAAGTCAGACTGAATGCCGCGCTGGGCCATTTCATCACGCAGGCGTGTGGCCCACATGCCCTCTCCCAGCGGCAGCAGGTTGTGGCTGTTGATCCCCAGCTGTTTCAGGCCGAGGGCGATATTCAGTGCACAGCCGCCGAGGTGAAACCCCGACACGCTGGCAGCGGTGTCGCCACCGCGCTCCGGCAGAGCATCGGCGTGCGCCACCATGTCCATTACCGCCGCGCCGACCACCGTCACCCGGCACTGCTGGTGCCAGTTCCCCTGCATCAGTGTGTGAAGCAGTTCGCCGTGCTGGTTGCTCATGCCGCCCCCTCAGCGCGCTGGCGGAAGCGCAGGAAGGCGCTGCTGTAGGTGGTCATATCCAGCGGATTGACGCGTTTTAATTCGGCAAGGTACTGCGCGTCGAAGGCGTCAATGCCCTGCAAGGCGCCGCAGATCGCCGTCGCCATTGCGCCGATGGTGTCGGTATCTCCACCCAAGTTGGCGCACAGCACGGCGCAGCGGTTCGGGCAGCCTTCGGCCAGTTCAACCATGGCGATTGCCGCCGGAACCGACTCAATGGTGCTCACTCCCGCGCCCACCAGTTGGTAAACCTGCTCGGAAGCCCGCTCGCTGCCGGTGGATTTCGCCACTACCTCCAGCGCCAACTCGATACGAGCGGCCAAAGAGGCGCTGAAGGTGGTGCTCTGGCGGGTCTGGGCGTATTTGGCAATGTCCGGCAACGCCAGTTTAATCTCCGCCCAGCTCGCTCCTTCAATTGCTTTGGACACCGCCCAGGCAATCACTACGGCACCGGCCACCGCGATATCAGACTTATGGGTCGGGCTGGAAGCCAGCCACACCTGTTGGCAGAAGTGCTCCAGCGGCGCAGAAGGCAGCACGCAGCCCAGTGGCGACACGCGCATCGCCGCGCCGTTGGTCACGCCGTTGTTCTCCAGCTCACTGATTGCCACGCCCTTCTTCTGCTCGGCCAGCGCCAGCTTCGAGCTTGGTCCCAGAATGTTTTTGTTAAAAGCGTCAAAGCCGTCCACCCAGCGAATGACGTTGCGGGCAATCAGCTCCGGCACCACTTCGCCATCGGCTTCAATCAGGGCATCGGCCAGCGCCAGCGCCATGGAAGTGTCGTCGGTAAACTGCGCGGCGGTGAAGTAGCAGGCAGCGTTGTTTTCAGCCGGGCCATCAAGAAAACGGTCAATCCAGCCAAAATGCTTTTTCACCCGTTCACGCGGCCAAAGCTCTGACGGCATACCCAAGGCGTCGCCCAGCATTTGCCCATAGAGCGCGCCAAGAATGCGGTTTTCGCGGGTTATCTGTTGCATCTGTTATCTCCATAAATAGGACCATTGGCGAGCAGCGCGCCCGCCAGAGAAATCATTAAAATCAAGAACGTGCCAGTGTTACCGGTTCAATCGTTTTGCTGCGCTCGCGGAAGAACAGCAGGAATAACAGCATCACCGCGACCACCATCGCCGCGCCAACGCCCCACACGGCGAACCAGTCGAAGGTCATGCCGTTGCGCGGCGTAGTCAGGGCGAAAGTGGTCATCGCGCGGCCCCCCAGCCAGTTGCCGATAAAGCTGCCCAGCCCTTGGCAAATCAGGGTGATCAGCCCCTGTGCCGCGGTGCGCATGTGCGCCGGGGCTTTTTTATCGACATAGATATAGCCGGTGACGAAATAGAAGTCGTAGCTCACGCCGTGCAGCAGGATGCCGAGGAACAGCATGCTGTAGCCCCACACGTCCTCGGTGCCGCCGTAGATAAAGAAGATGTAGCGAATGGCCGCCGTGATGAAGCCGAGCATCAGCACCTTCTTAATGCCGAAGCGTTTGAGCAGCAGCGGCAAGGCCAGCAGTGCAAAAATCTCCGAAACCTGACCCAGCGTCATCCAGCCGGTGGCTTCATTCAGCCCGACCTGCGTCAGATAGCCGTTGGCGAACTGGTAGTAAAACGCCAGCGGCATGCAGAACAGGAAGGAGCACAGCGCGAAAATCGCGAAAGAACGGTCTTTCAGCATCGCCAGCGCATTCAGGCCAAACAGCGCCTTGATATCCACCGGGCCACTGCCCTTGGCCGGCGTATCCGGCAGCCAGAAGCTATAAAGCCCCAGCGCGATAGAGGCCGCGGCGGTCAGCCACAGCGGCAGGTTGGTATCAGAGATATTGCCCATACCGAGCATCGGTGGCAGGACAAAACCGATGAACAGGCCCGAGGCAATCCAGCCCAAGGTGCCCAGCACGCGGATGCGCGGGAACTCTTTTTCGGGGTCGCCAATATTGGCGAACGCGATGCTATTAGTCAGCGCCACGGTAGGCATGTAGGTGATGGCATAGACCACCAGCAGCGGGAAGAAAGAGGAGAATTGGGTTTGCAGCGCGATGAAACACATCAACGCGCCCCCTGCCAATAAGAGCCAGGCGAGAACCTTTTGCGCGGCAAAATAGCGGTCAGCGATAACCCCTACCAATACCGGCGAGAGAATAGCGGCGATGGCGGTGCTGCTATAAGACCAGGCGATTTCAGATGGGCTAAAGCCCAGTTTATTGAGGTATTGCCAGAGAGGCACAAACCACGCCCCCCAGATAAACCATTCAATAAACATCATGACGGACAGCTTCAGATGGGTACGTTTCATTATTATATCCTTGCTGAATGAGACACCTTTAGCACGAATCTCAGGTCGGCTACAGGCAGATAAAGGCATCTATCAGATACCTTTATAATACCTTAATAATACATTTAAAATCTTACCGCGATCTTTCTCACATTTCCTGTCATCACTCCTGAGGGGCGTTTATAATTGGTTTAGCTTTCATTTAAGTTACCCCCCGTCGTGTTTATCTGGCGTTGAAGCAAATGTTTCTGGATACGTTAGAGTTGTGTCACGATTTATCCTCGAGATTTCAGCCAAATGGGCGTAACAATGCCTCTTACTCGCGCTAACAACCTCGGGATCACTATGCAAATATTGGCCGGGGTTCGTTGTACCCTGCATTAAAAAGGAGTTGTTATGCGAATTCTGGTTGTCGAAGACAATGCGCTGCTGCGCCATCACCTCTCGGTGCAAATGCGCGAAATGGGCCATCAGGTTGATGCTGCTGAAGACGCCAAGGAAGCCGACTACTTTTTGCAGGAACACGCGCCGGACATCGCCATCGTTGACCTCGGCCTGCCCGGTGAAGATGGCCTGAGCCTGATCCAACGCTGGCGTAGTCATCAGGCAAAATTGCCGATTCTGGTGCTGACCGCCCGCGAAAGCTGGCAGGACAAAGTGGCCGTGCTGGAAGCGGGTGCTGACGATTACGTCACCAAACCTTTCCATTTGGAAGAGGTTATCGCCCGCATGCAGGCACTGATGCGCCGCAACAGCGGCCTGGCGTCACAGGTGATCACCCTCGCACCTTTCCAGATTGACCTGTCGCGCCGCGAACTCACCGTCAGCGAACAGCCGGTCAAGCTGACCGCCTTTGAGTACACCATCATTGAAACCCTGATCCGCAATGCCGGTAAAGTGGTCAGCAAGGACTCCCTGATGCTGCAATTGTATCCTGATGCCGAGCTGCGCGAGAGCCACACCGTTGACGTATTGATGGGCCGTTTACGCAAAAAATTGCAGGCTGAATATCCTACCGACGTGATAACCACCGTGCGCGGTCAGGGTTATCGTTTCGACATTCGTCCGTAACGCCGTCGAGCACACTTTTATGAGATTTCGCAAAGGAAAGCCCTTCTCACTGCGCTCGCGTTTTATGGTCGCCACCGCTGGCGTGGTGCTGGCGCTGTCACTGGCTTACGGGCTGGTGGCGGTGGTCGGCTATATGGTCAGCTTCGACAAAACCGCCTACCGCCTGCTGCGCGGTGAAAGTAATCTGTTCTTCAGCCTTGCCCAGTGGCGCGATAACAAGCTGACAATCAATGTGCCGCCAGATTTGGATCTCAACTCGCCAACCTTAGTCTTTATCTATGACGACAAAGGCAACCTGCTGTGGGCCCAGCGCCGCGTGCCGGAGCTTGAGACACATATCGACAAAGAGTGGATGAACAAGCCCGGTTTCTACGAAATCGACACGGACACCCAGGTCAGTAGCGAGGTCATTGGCGATAATCAACAAGCCAAAGACAAGCTGAAAAATTATGACGACACTGACGCCAACGCCCTCACCCACTCCATTGCGGTAAATACCTACTCGGCCACCTCGCGCCTGCCCGCGCTGAATATCGTGGTGGTAGATACCATCCCGCAAGAGCTACAGCGTTCCGATTTGGTGTGGGAGTGGTTCAGCTATGTGCTGATCGCCAACTTGCTGCTGGTTATCCCGCTGCTGTGGCTGGCGGCCTACTGGAGCCTGCGGCCCATTAAGGCGCTGATCCGGCAAGTGGCTGAGCTGGAAACCCACGAGCGCGAAGCCTTGGATGAAAACCCGCCGAGCGAGTTGAAAGGCTTGGTGCGCAATCTTAATACTCTGCTGCACGGCGAGCGCGAACGCTATGACCGCTATCGCACTACGCTGGCGGATTTGACCCACAGCCTGAAGACGCCGCTGGCAGTGTTGCAGTCCACGCTGCGCTCTCTGCGTAACGGCAAACAGATGACTATTGAACAAGCAGAACCCGTGATGTTGGAGCAAATTAGCCGCATTTCGCAGCAAATTGGCTACTATTTGCATCGCGCTACGCTGCGTTCCGAGCACAACATTTTGGTGCGCGAAGTGCATTCGGTGCCGGGCCTGCTTGACAGTTTATGTTCCGCCTTGAATAAGGTGTATCAGCGCAAAGGCGTGGTGCTGACGCTGGATATTTCGCCAGAAATCACCTTTATTGGCGAGAAAAATGACTTTATCGAAGTGATGGGTAATGTCATCGATAACGCCTGCAAATACTGTCTGGAATTTGTAGAGATCAGCGCCGTGTATGCCGAAAAACAGCTGGTGATCCTGATTGAAGATGACGGTCCCGGCATTCCAGAAAGCAAACGCGAAGTGATTTTCCAGCGCGGCCAGCGCGCTGATACGCTGCGCCCCGGCCAAGGTTTAGGCTTATCCCTGGCCAGTGAAATTATTGAGCAATATGACGGCCAGATTATTATTGGCGACAGCCCACTCGGCGGTGCCAGCATGCGGGTTTGTTTCGGTAAGCAGCACGACGTGGACAACGATTAAGCTTTCCCCCGGCAATTCGTCCGAGTTGCCGGTTATTAATGAAATTTGCAGGCGATTGCCCAATGCAGCCGCCTCGCCTTCCGTTATAATCCTCTCAGTGACTCTCATTTACGCCATGGAAAACATTTATGGATTATCAACTCGACTTGGACTGGAATGACTTTTTGCAGCGTTATTGGCAAAAACGTCCGGTGGTTCTTAAACGTGGCTTCAAAAACTTCATCGACCCTATCTCTCCAGACGAACTGGCCGGACTGGCGATGGAGAACGAAGTCGACAGCCGTCTGGTCAGTCATGAAGACGGTCGCTGGCAGGTCAGCCACGGGCCTTTCGAAAGCTATGATCACCTGGGTGAAAATAACTGGTCGATTCTGGTTCAGGCGGTTGATCATTGGCATGAGCCCTCTTCCCACCTGATGCGTCCTTTCCGCCATATTCCTGACTGGCGTATGGATGACCTGATGATCTCCTATTCAGTGCCGGGCGGCGGCGTTGGCCCGCATCTGGACCAGTATGACGTGTTTATCATTCAGGGTACCGGCCGCCGTCGCTGGCGCGTTGGGGAGAAAATCCCCATGAAACAGCACTGCCCGCACCCGGATTTGCTTCAGGTTGAGCCGTTCGAAGCCATTATTGATGAAGAGCTGGAGCCGGGCGATATCGTCTATATTCCGCCGGGCTTCCCGCACGAAGGCTACTCGCTGGAACATGCCCTGAACTACTCGGTCGGTTTCCGCGCGCCGAACGCCCGCGAAATGCTCAGCGGCTTTGCCGACTATGTGCTCTCCCGCGAGCTTGGTAGTAAGCGTTATGGCGATCCGGAGCTGGTTGAGCGCGAGCACCCGGCGCAAATCCTGCCAAACGAGCTGGACGGTCTGCGCAATATGATGCTGGAGCTGGCGGGCGACCCCGAGCACTTCAACAGCTGGTTTGGCGAGTTTATCTCCCAGTCGCGCCACGAGCTTGACTTAGCGCCGCCGGAGCCGCCTTATCAGGCCGGTGAAATTTATGAGCTGCTGGAATCGGGCGAAACCTTGCAGCGCCTCGGCGGCCTGCGCGTGTTGCGCATCGGCGACGTGTGCTACGTCAATGGCGAAGCTATCACCACGGAGCAAGTTGCCGCCGCTGACGCCTTAACGCGTCACCTGACGGTAACTCGCGAGATGCTAGGCGACGCGCTGGATGACCCGTCATTCCTCGCATTGATCTCTGCTTTGGTTAACAGCGGCTACTGGTACTTCAATGATTAATCGTTGAAGTTAGCCATATAAAAAAGGGTGCGTATCCTCGCGGAGCGCACCCTTTTTGTTTCGCCCTGCTGAAAAGCAGAGTTAGCTTTTGGCGTTCTTGGCCGTCAGTTCGGCAATACGCATCACCACGCTGACCGCCTTCTCCATCCCCTCCAGCGTGACAAACTCATGCTTGCCGTGGAAGTTGTAGCCGCCGGTGAAAATGTTCGGGCAAGGCAGGCCGCGGAAGGAGAGCTGCGCGCCGTCGGTGCCGCCGCGAATTGGCTTCATCAGCGGTTCGATTTCACAATCAATCATCGCCTGTTTGGCAATTTCAATGATGTGTGGATGCTGCGCCACTTTGTCGCGCATATTGTAATAATGGTCATCAAGAGTCACCTCGATATAGCAGTCGCGGTGCAGCCCTTCGCCCACCAGATGAGCGATATCGATGATTTTCTGCTTACGCGCTTCAAAGTTCGCCTGATCGAAATCGCGAATAATGTAGTGCATTTCGGCGCGTTCGACCGAGCCTTTCATCGACGTCAGATGGTAGAAACCTTCGTAACCTTCTGTTTTTTCAGGTGTTTCATCAGCTGGCAGTTCGGCATGAATTCGTACCGCCAGCGACAAGGCGTTGACCATCACCCCTTTGGCGCTGCCGGGATGGACATTATTACCGACAATTTTGATGGTCGCCGAGGCGGCGTTGAAATTCTCAAACTCCAGCTCCCCGACGCCACCGCCGTCCACGGTGTATGCCCATTGGGCGGCAAAAGCCGGGACGTCGAAAGACTGCGCGCCCTTGCCGATCTCTTCGTCTGGGGTAAAAGCAATGCGCAGCGGCCCGTGCGGGATCGCGCTATTTTTCAGACGCGCCATGGCGGTAACGATAGTGGCGATGCCTGCTTTATCATCCGAGCCGAGCAGGGTTTTGCCATCGGTGGTGATCAGCGTCTGGCCCAGCAGCTGGTGTAGCACCGGGAACATCACCGGCGAAAGCACTTCGTCGCCGTTACCCAGCGCAATATCACCACCGCGATAATTTTCAACAATTTGAGGATTGACGTGCTTCGCCGTGAAATCCGGCGCCGTGTCTAAATGAGAGATAAAGCCGATAGTCGGCACAGGCCAGTCGACATTGCCAGGCAAGGTTGCCATCACGCAGCCTTTGTCACTGAGCGTGACCTGATCAAGGCCGAGTGCAATCAATTCTTTCTGAAGTTCACGCGCCAGCTTCAACTGCCCTTCCGTGCTAGGCGTGTGTCGAACGTTGACCTTCGATTGGGTATCAAACGAAACGTAGTGTAAGAAACGATCAAGCAACTTATCCATAATTAGGTATCCTCTAGCGACCGAGTTTTATTATGCGCAGCATGAATACCTCGGATATTGCGTCAGGTCAGTTTTCACCGAGTTTAGCCAATGAAGTCTTCTGCTCAGACGCAATTTTAGCAAAATGGAATGACAGACGAAAAAAAGCCCGGCTAGCGCCAGGCGTTTTCTTGTTTGGTCAGGAAGGCATGAATAAACTCAGGCACCACCTGACTGGCAAGGCCATACTTGCGTTCATCAAACTGGCTCTCCACCTGACTTGGCTCGAGATTCAGCTCAATGGTGTAAGCCCCGCCCATCTTGGCTTCGTGGACAAATCCCGCCGCCGGATAGACATGGCCCGAAGTGCCAATAGCGATAAAGAAATCCGCTTTCGCCAGCGCCTGATAAATCTCATCCATGCCAATAGGCATTTCGCCGAACCACACCACGTGCGGGCGCAGCGGCGCGGGGAACTGGCAACAGTGGCATTTGTCATTCACCGACAGGTCGCCCGGCCAGTCGAACACTTGACCGGAGTGGGTACAGCGCACTTTGAGCAATTCACCGTGCATATGCATCACGCGCTTGTTTCCGGCGCGCTCGTGCAGGTTATCGATGTTCTGCGTCACCAGCATAAAGTTATCGCCCAGCGCGTCTTCGAGCGTGGCTAAAGCGTGATGCGCCGCGTTGGGCTCAATCTCGGCGTTTTGCAACTGCTGGCGGCGAGCGTTGTAGAACGCCTGCACCAGTTCAGGATCGTTGCGATAGCCTTCCGGCGTCGCCACGTCCTCGACCTTGTGCTCTTCCCACAGGCCGTCGGCGGCGCGAAAGGTGCGGATGCCAGACTCAGCGGAGATCCCCGCCCCGGTCAGCACCACAACAAAAGGCCGCTTCAGCGATGCGGCGGCCATATTGTCTCGATGGAAAATATTTGAGCGAAAACGTTGGTGCCGTATGCGCTTGTTTTTGCGAAATCGACACAGACGATGGCGTGTGCGCATATGTGCTCCTGCTCTTGGAAACTTAGGTAAATCTTCTAACGCCTACTTTTAACAGTAGACGTCTTGGTATTACTGTCCGCCACTCAACACGCGCGCAGGATCTATCCGGCTGGCTCGTCTCGCTGGATACCAACTGGCCAGCAGGCTCAGTACCAGTGCGGTAAACAGTACGCCCGCTACGTCAATCCAGTGTAGCTCCGACGGTAAAAAGTCGATGAAATAGATATCGCCTGACAGGAACTTATGCCCGGTGAAGCTCTGCAATGCATTAATGATGTTGGTCAGTTGGAAGGAGGCGATAACCCCCACCACCACGCCAACGATGCTGCCCACCAGCCCGGAAAGTAAACCGTACCAGATGAACACCGCGCGAATAAGCCCGTCTTTGGCACCCAGCGTGCGCAAAATCGCAATATCGCTACTTTTATCTTTTACCGCCATCACCAGCGTAGACACGATATTGAAACATGCCACTCCGATGACTAACACCATCGCCATATACATAATGGCGCGAACCATCTGAATATCGCGATACATGTAGCCGTAAGTGCCAATCCAACTGCTGATGTAGACATAAGCGTGGGTCACTTCGCCCGCATCTCGCACCAGCTTTTGCGCGGCAAATACGTCATTAACTTTGATATCAATCCCGGTGACGCTGCTGCCCATTTCCTGATACTGCTGGGCATCCGCCAGCGGCACCATGGCAAAGCTGTGGTCCAGCTGGCCGCTGAGTTGCAGGATACCGGTAACGTGCAGGCGAATGCGCTTAGGCTGCAACAGCTTCATTTCAGGGTCGCTGTTCGGCACCATCACGGTGACCCAGTCATCCTGCTTCACGCCAATGGCATCCGCCACGCCTTTACCCAGAATCAGCTGCTGTTCACCGGCTTTAAAGTTTTTCCAGGCATCGCCCTGCACGAAGTTTGGCGCAGCGCTGACGCGTGATTCCTGCTGCGGATCCACCCCTTTCAGCTTGATGGCGCGCAGCTTAGCGCCGTGCTCAATCAGGCCGTTAAATTCAATATAAGGGGCGGCGGCGGCAATGCCGGGCACTTTTTCTACGCGCTCCAGCACGCCCTGCCAGCCATTGAAAGGCTGATTAACCGGGCGAATTTCACCATGCGGCACCACGGCAAGAACGCGCTCTTTTAGCTCACGTTCAAAGCCGTTCATCGCGCTTAGACCGACGATCAGCACTGCCACGCCAAGGGCGATACCCAGCGTGGAGATAACCGAAATCAGCGACACCATGCCGCTACGGCGACGCCCGCGACTAAAACGCAGGCCAATTAATAGAGAAAAGGGAATAGCTGACATTACTTCGCTCCCAGCAGGGTCGAGTCCTGTTGCAGCTTGCCGTCACGCATCTCCAACTGGCGATTCATCCGTTTCGCCAGTTGCAGGTCATGGGTGACCACCAGAAACGCCGTGCCCTGACGGACATTCAGCTCGCCGAGCAGGTCGAAGATACTATCAGCGTTTTTCTGGTCGAGGTTACCGGTTGGCTCATCGGCCAGCACCAGCGACGGGCTGTTAACCAGCGCGCGGGCAATGGCGACGCGCTGACGCTCACCGCCGGACAGTTCGGACGGGCGGTGTTTGCTGCGGTGCTGTAAGCCCACCGCCGCCAGCATCGCCATGGCTTTCTCTTCCACTTCGGCCTTCTTGCCTTTGCCAATCAGCAGCGGCATGGCCACGTTTTCCAACGCAGTGAAGTCCGGCAGCAGGTGGTGGAACTGATAGATAAAGCCCAGCTCGCGGTTACGCAGCTCGGCCTTGGCGGCAGAAGACATGGTGTTAAGCGAGGTGTTTTTGAATACCACGTCACCCGAGGTTGGCGAGTCTAGCCCGCCCAGCAGGTGCAGCAAGGTACTTTTACCCGATCCCGAACTGCCGACGATGGCCATCATTTCGCCCTGTTGAATGGCGAAAGAGACATCGCGCAGCACGTCGGTGTGCATTTTGCCTTCCTGATAGGTCTTACAGAGGTTTTCGCACTGCAATAAGATTCCGCCCTGCGACGATAAAATGTTACTCATAACGTAAAGCCTCTGCGGGTTGGGCGGCAGCTGCGCGCCACGAAGGGTAAAGCGTAGACAGTAGAGCGATGACCATGGCGACCAGCGCGATGACCACGACTTGCATAGGTTCGATATCGACCGGCAGTGAGCCGCCGTCCAGCATCAGGCCAAGAGCTGGCATAATGGTGTTGAGCTGGGTCGCCAGCACCACGCCAAGCACGGCACCGAGCAGCGCGCCGATGATCCCGGCACTCGCGCCCTGCACCATAAATAGCGCCATAATCTGGCGACGGGTCAGACCCTGAGTTTTCAGAATCGCCACTTCGCCCTGCTTCTCCATCACCAGCAGGCCGAGAGAAGTAATGATGTTAAACGCGGCGACTGCCACAATCAGGCTGAGCAGCAGGCCCATCATGTTCTTCTCCATGCGCACGGCCTGGAACAGCTCGCCGCGACGCTCGCGCCAATCTTTCCACTCGGTGCCCTGCGGCAAGGTTTGGGTGCTCAGGTTATCCACATCCAACGGCTGGTTGAGGTAAAGACGCCAGCCGGTCACGTTGCCTTTCGGATAGAGCATCAGGCGCGAGGCATCCTGCTGGTTAACCAGCATCTGGTAGCCATCTACTTCACTGTTCGCAGCAAAAGTGCCCGCCACGGTAAACAGGCGCTGGCTTGGAATGCGACCCATCGGCGTGAACTGGCTGACGCTGGTGACCATCAGGCGCAGCTGGTCGCCGCGTTTCACTTTCAACTGTTGTGCCAGCTGATCGCCAAGAATGATGTTGTACTGACCGGGTTGCAGCACCTGTTGATTGACCGCCACCATGTAGTTCGACAGCGGATCTTTTTCCTCAGGATTGACTCCGAGCATCACGCCAACGGCGACGCTACCCGGGCTTTGCAGCACCACATCGCCAGTGGTGAAAGGCACGGCGCGGTTAACGCCTTTCAGTCCGGCGACGGCGTCATGGTTGATTTTCTGCGGATCCAGCGAACCCTGTGCTGTGGTGACTAACGCCTGAGGCATCAGACCCAGAATGTTGTTTTCCAGATCCTTCTCAAAACCGTTCATAACCGACAAGACAGTGACCAGTGCCATCACCCCGAGGGTGATACCAATAGTAGAAAGCCAGGAGACAAACCGCCCAAAGCGGTCTGAAGCACGTCCGCGCATATAGCGCAGACCTATGAATAACGCGACAGGTTGATACATGACATCCGTATTAAGTGCGTGGCGAAGACAAAAGTTGTCAAGGATAATAAAGGCTCGCTTGGCTTTATGGAACCATAATACCTAAAGTAATCGGTTAAACCTTTAAGCTTTCTGCCCAAAATAATTCGGGTTGACCCCGATTAGGAGCACGTCGCAAGATACGCTCTGTAAATCAGGTCCCTATGGCCGCCGACAACGAGATAACAACACTGCCTATGCCTCAAGATCATCGTTATTCTTTGCCTGAACGCGCTGGTGACACCCGAGTTCTGGGCCAACTGACTGGCTCAGCCTGCGCGCTGGAATGTGCCGACATCAGCGAGCGCCATGCAGGTCCGGTGATGCTTATTGCGCCCGACATGCAAAATGCCCTGCGCCTGCGCGATGAAATTCAGCAGTTCACCGACCTGAAAGTGATCAATATTTCCGACTGGGAAACGCTGCCATACGACAGCTTCTCGCCGCATCAGGAGATAATCTCCTCGCGCCTTTCCAGCCTGTACCAGCTGCCGACCCTCGAACGCGGCATCATTATTCTGCCGGTCAACACGCTGATGCAGCGGGTTTGCCCGCACGAA
This window contains:
- the pepT gene encoding peptidase T gives rise to the protein MDKLLDRFLHYVSFDTQSKVNVRHTPSTEGQLKLARELQKELIALGLDQVTLSDKGCVMATLPGNVDWPVPTIGFISHLDTAPDFTAKHVNPQIVENYRGGDIALGNGDEVLSPVMFPVLHQLLGQTLITTDGKTLLGSDDKAGIATIVTAMARLKNSAIPHGPLRIAFTPDEEIGKGAQSFDVPAFAAQWAYTVDGGGVGELEFENFNAASATIKIVGNNVHPGSAKGVMVNALSLAVRIHAELPADETPEKTEGYEGFYHLTSMKGSVERAEMHYIIRDFDQANFEARKQKIIDIAHLVGEGLHRDCYIEVTLDDHYYNMRDKVAQHPHIIEIAKQAMIDCEIEPLMKPIRGGTDGAQLSFRGLPCPNIFTGGYNFHGKHEFVTLEGMEKAVSVVMRIAELTAKNAKS
- the cobB gene encoding Sir2 family NAD+-dependent deacetylase: MRTRHRLCRFRKNKRIRHQRFRSNIFHRDNMAAASLKRPFVVVLTGAGISAESGIRTFRAADGLWEEHKVEDVATPEGYRNDPELVQAFYNARRQQLQNAEIEPNAAHHALATLEDALGDNFMLVTQNIDNLHERAGNKRVMHMHGELLKVRCTHSGQVFDWPGDLSVNDKCHCCQFPAPLRPHVVWFGEMPIGMDEIYQALAKADFFIAIGTSGHVYPAAGFVHEAKMGGAYTIELNLEPSQVESQFDERKYGLASQVVPEFIHAFLTKQENAWR
- the lolE gene encoding lipoprotein-releasing ABC transporter permease subunit LolE is translated as MSAIPFSLLIGLRFSRGRRRSGMVSLISVISTLGIALGVAVLIVGLSAMNGFERELKERVLAVVPHGEIRPVNQPFNGWQGVLERVEKVPGIAAAAPYIEFNGLIEHGAKLRAIKLKGVDPQQESRVSAAPNFVQGDAWKNFKAGEQQLILGKGVADAIGVKQDDWVTVMVPNSDPEMKLLQPKRIRLHVTGILQLSGQLDHSFAMVPLADAQQYQEMGSSVTGIDIKVNDVFAAQKLVRDAGEVTHAYVYISSWIGTYGYMYRDIQMVRAIMYMAMVLVIGVACFNIVSTLVMAVKDKSSDIAILRTLGAKDGLIRAVFIWYGLLSGLVGSIVGVVVGVIASFQLTNIINALQSFTGHKFLSGDIYFIDFLPSELHWIDVAGVLFTALVLSLLASWYPARRASRIDPARVLSGGQ
- the lolD gene encoding lipoprotein-releasing ABC transporter ATP-binding protein LolD, encoding MSNILSSQGGILLQCENLCKTYQEGKMHTDVLRDVSFAIQQGEMMAIVGSSGSGKSTLLHLLGGLDSPTSGDVVFKNTSLNTMSSAAKAELRNRELGFIYQFHHLLPDFTALENVAMPLLIGKGKKAEVEEKAMAMLAAVGLQHRSKHRPSELSGGERQRVAIARALVNSPSLVLADEPTGNLDQKNADSIFDLLGELNVRQGTAFLVVTHDLQLAKRMNRQLEMRDGKLQQDSTLLGAK
- the lolC gene encoding lipoprotein-releasing ABC transporter permease subunit LolC, whose product is MYQPVALFIGLRYMRGRASDRFGRFVSWLSTIGITLGVMALVTVLSVMNGFEKDLENNILGLMPQALVTTAQGSLDPQKINHDAVAGLKGVNRAVPFTTGDVVLQSPGSVAVGVMLGVNPEEKDPLSNYMVAVNQQVLQPGQYNIILGDQLAQQLKVKRGDQLRLMVTSVSQFTPMGRIPSQRLFTVAGTFAANSEVDGYQMLVNQQDASRLMLYPKGNVTGWRLYLNQPLDVDNLSTQTLPQGTEWKDWRERRGELFQAVRMEKNMMGLLLSLIVAVAAFNIITSLGLLVMEKQGEVAILKTQGLTRRQIMALFMVQGASAGIIGALLGAVLGVVLATQLNTIMPALGLMLDGGSLPVDIEPMQVVVIALVAMVIALLSTLYPSWRAAAAQPAEALRYE